The Sphingobium aromaticiconvertens genome has a segment encoding these proteins:
- a CDS encoding D-glycerate dehydrogenase — protein MAKKPRPAKPRVIVTRRLPPSVEARMAELFDTGFNVGDVPMDRTALARAMARCDVLVPAVSDQIDAALIQGAPERLQLIASFGAGVDHIDLSAARAKGIIVTNTPGVLTEDTADMTMALILSVPRRLAEGEKLVRSGTWTGWSPSGMLGHRIGGKRLGIVGMGRIGRAVARRARAFGLSVAYHNRHRLPLEVEAELDARWEADLDVMLASSDIISIHAPLNADSRGMMDARRIALMRPDAYLINTSRAEVTEESALIAALAEGRIAGAGLDVYAREPAIDSRLLALSNVVLLPHMGSATFEGRDATGARVIANIRSWVDGHRPPNQVLEDWV, from the coding sequence ATGGCCAAGAAACCGCGTCCCGCCAAGCCCAGGGTTATCGTCACCCGTCGGCTACCGCCGAGCGTGGAGGCGCGGATGGCGGAACTGTTCGACACCGGCTTCAACGTCGGCGATGTGCCGATGGACCGCACCGCCCTCGCTCGTGCCATGGCCCGGTGCGACGTGCTGGTCCCCGCCGTCAGCGATCAGATCGACGCGGCTCTCATCCAGGGCGCACCCGAACGGTTACAACTGATCGCCAGCTTTGGCGCGGGGGTCGATCATATCGACCTGTCCGCCGCGCGGGCTAAGGGAATCATCGTCACCAATACGCCCGGCGTCCTGACCGAAGATACGGCCGACATGACCATGGCGCTGATCCTGTCGGTGCCACGACGCCTTGCCGAAGGGGAAAAGTTGGTCCGGTCGGGAACATGGACCGGCTGGAGTCCATCGGGGATGTTGGGCCACCGGATCGGGGGCAAACGGCTGGGCATTGTCGGCATGGGCCGCATCGGCCGCGCCGTCGCGCGGCGCGCCCGCGCATTCGGCCTCTCGGTCGCCTATCATAATCGCCACCGCCTGCCGCTGGAAGTCGAGGCAGAGCTGGACGCGCGATGGGAAGCCGATCTCGACGTCATGCTTGCGTCCAGCGACATCATCTCGATTCACGCGCCGCTCAACGCCGACAGCCGGGGCATGATGGACGCCCGGCGGATCGCGCTGATGCGCCCTGACGCCTATCTCATCAATACCTCCCGCGCGGAAGTCACGGAAGAAAGCGCTCTGATCGCAGCCCTTGCCGAAGGCCGGATCGCGGGTGCGGGACTTGATGTCTATGCGCGCGAACCGGCCATAGACTCCCGCCTGCTCGCCCTCTCCAACGTCGTCCTTCTGCCGCATATGGGGTCGGCGACGTTCGAGGGCCGCGACGCCACCGGCGCGCGCGTCATCGCCAATATCCGCAGTTGGGTGGATGGCCACCGCCCACCCAACCAGGTGCTGGAGGACTGGGTCTGA
- a CDS encoding pentapeptide repeat-containing protein: protein MGKALTRADIEALAADPSPCHLSDCDLESVDLPQLQMTGWTFERCDLRRATLTGARIDQSRWLTCRGAFANFSGADLSESLFQSSDFNNAVFRRSILTSTSFLRCKLTGADLSDARAMDVGFSETLLISAKLPGFSFRKRTLNKVDFSQADLRKCDFRATQFDDCSLRDAHMVDCRFEDADLRGADLGGLRLIDARLFRGATISRAQAGQLLGELGLKVS, encoded by the coding sequence ATGGGCAAGGCCCTGACCCGCGCCGACATCGAAGCGCTGGCCGCCGATCCGTCTCCGTGTCATCTGTCCGACTGCGACCTTGAATCCGTGGACCTGCCGCAACTGCAAATGACCGGCTGGACGTTCGAACGATGCGATCTGCGTCGCGCCACACTGACAGGCGCGCGGATCGACCAGAGCCGCTGGCTCACCTGTCGGGGCGCATTCGCCAATTTTTCCGGTGCGGACCTCAGCGAGTCCTTGTTCCAGTCGAGCGACTTCAACAATGCAGTGTTTCGCCGGTCGATCCTGACCTCCACCTCCTTCCTGCGCTGTAAGCTGACCGGCGCCGATCTGTCAGACGCGCGCGCGATGGACGTGGGTTTCTCGGAAACGCTGCTCATCAGCGCTAAGTTGCCGGGCTTTTCCTTTCGCAAACGCACCCTCAACAAGGTCGATTTCAGTCAAGCGGACCTGCGCAAATGCGATTTCCGTGCGACGCAGTTCGACGATTGCAGCCTGCGCGACGCGCATATGGTGGATTGTCGGTTCGAGGATGCGGACCTGCGCGGCGCGGATCTGGGTGGCTTGCGGCTCATCGACGCGCGGCTTTTCCGCGGCGCGACCATTTCACGGGCACAGGCGGGACAATTGCTGGGCGAACTGGGCCTCAAAGTCTCCTGA
- a CDS encoding ammonium transporter has product MRLLITLLALPLLALPQTAQAQVAVADSGDTGWMIMCALLVMLAAIPGLALRHAGLVNARNALSVATQGAGIAAGASLAWAIAGYSLAYAPGGNWLGGSANLMLANLAVLRDGLTVPESAFVLFQMSLAISATCLIGGALAGRARLGWTMTFAPLWVLLVYAPVAHWTWGGGWLAQIGAMDFAGGLTLHMTAGFSALALVLIGGRRQDATRHPHANLLSVVGSGLVWIGWFGIIGGWALGATDDAASAILNTHFAACSSALAWGLLDRLFTGRTSATGIASGAMAGLVAISASAALVGTGGAMLIGLIAALVCRMVVQLLAASRIDDSAAVFAIHGIGGLLGMLLLVPFTLPRLGGVGFDPGINLTGLLLTQGIAVATVALWSMLGAAILALTISIVVPLRAGEIEEEEGLDSAHHGQPGWDFR; this is encoded by the coding sequence ATGCGCCTCTTGATAACTCTTCTTGCCCTGCCCCTCCTCGCTTTGCCGCAAACAGCGCAAGCGCAGGTCGCGGTTGCCGACAGTGGCGATACCGGCTGGATGATTATGTGTGCGCTGCTGGTTATGCTGGCCGCCATTCCGGGTCTTGCGCTGCGTCATGCGGGACTGGTCAATGCCCGCAACGCGCTTTCGGTCGCGACGCAGGGGGCCGGGATTGCGGCGGGTGCGTCGCTGGCCTGGGCTATTGCGGGATACAGCCTTGCCTATGCGCCGGGTGGCAATTGGCTTGGTGGCAGCGCCAATCTGATGCTCGCCAATCTGGCGGTACTGCGCGACGGGCTGACCGTACCTGAATCGGCCTTTGTCCTGTTTCAGATGAGCCTTGCCATCTCGGCTACCTGCCTGATCGGTGGCGCGCTGGCCGGACGGGCACGGCTGGGGTGGACGATGACATTCGCGCCTCTTTGGGTTTTGCTCGTCTATGCACCGGTTGCCCATTGGACCTGGGGCGGCGGTTGGCTGGCGCAGATCGGCGCGATGGATTTCGCTGGCGGGTTGACCCTCCATATGACCGCCGGCTTCTCGGCGCTTGCACTCGTCCTGATCGGCGGGCGTCGCCAGGATGCGACGCGCCACCCCCATGCCAACCTGTTATCGGTCGTCGGATCGGGGCTGGTCTGGATCGGCTGGTTCGGGATTATCGGCGGCTGGGCGCTGGGCGCGACAGACGATGCCGCCAGCGCCATTCTCAACACCCATTTTGCCGCCTGCTCGTCGGCGCTCGCCTGGGGGCTGCTCGACCGCCTGTTCACGGGCCGCACCAGTGCTACGGGCATCGCCTCTGGCGCAATGGCCGGGCTGGTCGCGATTTCGGCAAGCGCCGCGCTCGTTGGTACGGGCGGCGCGATGCTGATCGGCCTGATCGCCGCGCTTGTCTGCCGCATGGTCGTACAGTTGCTCGCGGCAAGCCGCATTGACGACAGCGCCGCTGTCTTCGCCATTCACGGCATCGGCGGACTGCTCGGCATGCTGTTGCTGGTCCCTTTCACCCTGCCCCGCCTGGGTGGCGTGGGCTTTGATCCCGGTATCAATCTGACCGGCCTGCTGCTGACACAAGGCATCGCCGTTGCGACTGTTGCCCTATGGTCGATGCTGGGCGCCGCCATATTAGCGCTGACCATATCCATTGTCGTGCCCCTGCGCGCGGGCGAGATAGAGGAGGAGGAAGGATTGGACAGCGCCCATCATGGCCAGCCGGGCTGGGACTTTCGTTAG
- a CDS encoding glycosyltransferase gives MGQAVAIFAHQEEQRIAACLASLPLDRPDTVFHVLINGSTDQTGARAKAAAGGRPHVVIHDLHPGGKSRTWNHMVHTLLTGRESAVIFLDGDARIAPGSVDALIAALEADPSVNAAAGMPLNGRQADQYRQSLREERGLFGDLYALSGSFLSAIRAQRLRLPTDLIGDDGLVAAWAHTNLQTDAHWSRERVIACEEAGFLCDPVSLLHPASWSMQYRRMVNYSVRFFQNRIISDIMAKEGPTGLPERLTDLYPAWLDQLSPRPGVIGWFDRRALARINTLLR, from the coding sequence ATGGGACAGGCAGTCGCCATCTTCGCCCATCAGGAGGAGCAGCGGATAGCTGCCTGCCTTGCGTCCTTGCCGCTTGACCGGCCGGACACGGTTTTCCACGTCCTCATCAATGGGTCGACCGATCAGACCGGCGCGCGGGCAAAGGCAGCCGCAGGCGGCCGCCCCCATGTCGTCATCCATGACCTTCATCCCGGCGGCAAGTCGCGCACCTGGAACCATATGGTCCACACCCTTCTGACGGGCCGGGAGAGTGCCGTCATCTTTCTTGATGGCGACGCCCGCATCGCGCCCGGATCTGTCGACGCGCTGATTGCTGCGCTGGAGGCAGATCCCTCCGTCAATGCAGCCGCAGGCATGCCCCTCAACGGGCGGCAGGCCGACCAATATCGCCAGAGCCTGCGCGAAGAACGGGGACTGTTCGGCGATCTTTACGCACTGTCCGGCTCATTCCTCTCGGCGATCCGCGCGCAACGACTTCGGCTGCCCACGGATCTGATCGGTGATGATGGGCTGGTCGCCGCCTGGGCGCATACCAACCTGCAGACCGATGCCCATTGGTCGCGCGAGCGGGTGATCGCCTGTGAAGAGGCGGGATTCCTCTGCGATCCGGTCAGCCTGCTGCATCCGGCAAGCTGGTCGATGCAATATCGACGCATGGTCAATTATTCGGTCCGTTTCTTCCAGAACCGAATCATCTCCGATATCATGGCGAAAGAGGGCCCAACAGGACTGCCAGAGCGGCTAACTGACCTCTATCCGGCGTGGCTCGACCAGCTTTCACCCCGGCCTGGCGTGATCGGGTGGTTCGATCGCAGAGCATTGGCACGGATAAATACCCTCCTCCGCTGA
- a CDS encoding MFS transporter — protein sequence MTSATSTPTGGTGSARPTSTQMEQDARGVTARDKRVVPGEIAIGVIIGRTSEFFDFFVYAIASVIVFPRLIFPYVDPVTGTLYSFAIFALAFLTRPIGSLIFMAVDRRYGRGVKLTIALFLLGGSTAAIAFLPGYETLGHAAAVLLALFRCGQGVALGGTWDGLASLLSLNAPQSKRGWYAMMPQLGAPLALLVASALFAYFLSTLSTADFFDWGWRYPFFVAFAINVVALFARLRIVVTHEFERLFESRELQPSLVLPTVKSEGRNIVLGAFAPLASFALFHMVTVFPLSWIALFTEQPLERFLVIEMIGATVGVLAIIVSGFVADMIGRRSLLAYSAVGIALFSVAAPLLLNGGDLGEVAFMVLGFMLLGLSFGQSSGVVASNFSSATRYTGSALTSDLAWLFGAGFAPLVALVLSIRFGLAASGAYLLSGAVCTMVALFINKELAGRRDA from the coding sequence ATGACATCCGCGACCAGCACGCCGACCGGCGGGACCGGGTCTGCTCGCCCCACCTCGACGCAGATGGAGCAGGACGCGCGCGGCGTCACCGCGCGCGACAAACGGGTCGTGCCCGGTGAGATCGCGATTGGCGTGATCATTGGCCGGACATCGGAGTTTTTCGATTTCTTCGTCTATGCGATCGCCTCTGTCATCGTCTTCCCACGCCTGATCTTTCCCTATGTCGATCCAGTGACGGGAACGCTCTATTCCTTTGCCATCTTCGCGCTCGCCTTTCTGACCCGGCCGATCGGTTCGCTGATCTTCATGGCGGTCGACCGGCGCTATGGCCGGGGGGTGAAGCTCACCATCGCCTTGTTCCTGCTGGGTGGATCGACTGCGGCCATCGCCTTCCTGCCCGGCTATGAGACGCTTGGTCATGCCGCCGCCGTGCTGCTGGCGCTGTTCCGTTGTGGACAGGGCGTGGCGCTGGGCGGCACCTGGGACGGTCTTGCCTCGCTGCTTTCGCTCAATGCCCCGCAGAGCAAGCGCGGCTGGTATGCGATGATGCCGCAACTCGGCGCGCCGCTGGCGCTGCTGGTGGCCAGCGCTTTGTTCGCCTATTTCCTGTCCACGCTGTCGACTGCCGATTTCTTCGATTGGGGCTGGCGCTATCCCTTCTTCGTGGCGTTCGCGATCAACGTCGTGGCGCTGTTCGCGCGACTGCGGATCGTCGTGACGCATGAGTTTGAGCGTCTGTTCGAATCGCGCGAACTGCAACCCTCGCTCGTATTGCCGACCGTGAAGAGCGAAGGGCGCAATATCGTGCTGGGCGCCTTTGCCCCGTTGGCGAGCTTTGCCCTGTTCCACATGGTTACGGTGTTTCCGCTGTCCTGGATCGCCCTGTTCACCGAGCAGCCGCTGGAGCGTTTCCTGGTGATCGAGATGATCGGGGCCACCGTCGGCGTGCTGGCGATCATTGTGTCGGGCTTTGTCGCCGACATGATCGGCCGTCGTTCGTTGCTGGCCTATTCAGCGGTGGGAATCGCGCTTTTCAGCGTCGCTGCGCCTTTGCTGCTCAACGGCGGCGACCTGGGTGAGGTCGCGTTCATGGTGCTGGGCTTCATGTTGCTGGGGTTGTCGTTCGGCCAGTCGTCGGGCGTGGTCGCCTCCAACTTCTCCAGCGCGACACGCTATACCGGTTCTGCGCTGACGTCGGATCTGGCCTGGCTGTTCGGCGCGGGATTCGCGCCGCTTGTGGCGCTGGTCCTGTCGATCCGGTTCGGGCTGGCGGCATCCGGCGCCTATCTGCTGTCCGGCGCGGTCTGCACGATGGTGGCCCTGTTTATCAATAAGGAGCTGGCCGGTAGACGGGACGCCTGA
- the cyoA gene encoding ubiquinol oxidase subunit II → MTDRRSLPYRLFAPLALLPLSACNWIVMNPAGDVAVQQRDLILVSTLLMLLIILPVMALIVFFAWRYRANAKRDDYDPDWDHSTSLELLIWSAPLLIIIWLGAITWTSTHLLDPYRPLERIDAQRKVTPNTRPLQVEVVAMDWKWLFIYPELGIATVNELAAPVDRPIQFKLTSSTMMNSFYVPALAGQIYAMPGMQTVLHAVANRPGNYEGFSANYSGAGFSGMRFRFHALDQAGFDQWIAKVKANKTALDSAAYVRLEQPSEKVKPLYFGQVQPKLFHAALNMCVQPGKRCMDEVMMVDAHGGAGKESAHDTEGLRHDGTIDVGGFHPVEPGKKGEIAQPAGLTPAATRTPAVQGKQAPDQKDHEGHSGHDGM, encoded by the coding sequence ATGACAGACCGTCGTTCCTTGCCGTATCGCCTTTTCGCGCCACTGGCGCTGCTGCCGTTGTCGGCCTGCAACTGGATCGTAATGAACCCGGCAGGCGATGTTGCGGTGCAGCAGCGCGATCTGATTCTCGTCTCAACCCTATTGATGCTGCTCATCATCCTGCCGGTGATGGCGCTGATAGTGTTTTTTGCCTGGCGCTACCGGGCCAATGCGAAACGGGACGACTATGATCCCGACTGGGATCATTCGACCAGCCTTGAACTGCTGATCTGGTCCGCGCCGCTGCTTATCATCATCTGGCTGGGCGCGATCACCTGGACCAGCACGCATTTGCTCGACCCCTATCGCCCACTCGAACGGATCGACGCGCAGCGCAAGGTAACGCCCAACACGCGCCCCTTGCAGGTCGAAGTGGTGGCGATGGACTGGAAATGGCTGTTCATCTACCCCGAATTGGGCATTGCGACGGTCAACGAACTGGCCGCGCCGGTCGATCGGCCGATCCAGTTCAAGCTGACCTCCTCGACGATGATGAACAGCTTCTACGTGCCTGCTTTGGCTGGCCAGATCTATGCGATGCCGGGAATGCAGACCGTGCTGCATGCCGTCGCCAACCGGCCCGGCAATTATGAGGGCTTTTCCGCCAATTATTCGGGCGCCGGCTTCTCTGGCATGCGCTTTCGCTTCCATGCGCTCGATCAGGCCGGTTTCGACCAGTGGATCGCGAAGGTGAAGGCCAACAAGACGGCCCTTGATAGCGCAGCCTATGTCCGGCTCGAACAGCCCAGCGAAAAGGTCAAGCCCCTCTATTTCGGACAGGTCCAGCCCAAGCTGTTCCACGCCGCGCTCAACATGTGCGTCCAGCCGGGCAAGCGCTGCATGGACGAAGTGATGATGGTCGACGCCCATGGCGGCGCGGGCAAGGAATCGGCGCATGACACCGAAGGGCTACGCCATGATGGCACGATCGATGTGGGCGGCTTCCATCCGGTCGAGCCGGGCAAGAAGGGTGAAATCGCCCAGCCCGCGGGCCTGACTCCCGCCGCGACACGCACGCCTGCCGTCCAGGGCAAGCAAGCCCCCGACCAGAAGGACCATGAAGGTCATTCCGGTCATGATGGGATGTAG